Proteins encoded together in one Aeromonas encheleia window:
- a CDS encoding glycine cleavage system protein R: MQKQLVVTVIGADKPGIVESLADIITQQQGNWLASSMSELAGQFAGILHVSVPDEHYRGLCEALVMLPGLTVSFAEGQVSQEPERQVMLSVTGNDRPGIVHEVASILRQLNINVADLTTGCEPAPHSGAPLFYAHALVALPPGLELGDLIAALESLSDDLVVDIDQAVAE; this comes from the coding sequence ATGCAAAAGCAATTGGTCGTCACCGTGATCGGCGCGGACAAGCCCGGTATCGTCGAGAGCCTGGCCGACATCATCACCCAACAGCAGGGCAACTGGCTGGCCAGCTCCATGAGCGAGCTGGCGGGACAATTTGCCGGCATCCTGCATGTCAGCGTCCCCGATGAGCATTACCGTGGCCTGTGCGAGGCGCTGGTGATGCTGCCGGGTCTCACCGTCAGCTTCGCCGAGGGGCAAGTCAGCCAGGAGCCGGAGCGTCAGGTGATGCTGAGCGTCACCGGCAACGACAGGCCCGGCATAGTGCACGAAGTGGCCAGCATACTGCGCCAGCTCAACATCAACGTCGCCGATCTCACCACAGGTTGCGAACCGGCCCCCCACTCAGGTGCCCCGCTGTTCTACGCCCATGCCCTGGTCGCCCTGCCGCCCGGGCTCGAACTCGGCGATCTGATCGCGGCGCTGGAATCCCTCTCCGATGACCTGGTGGTCGACATCGATCAGGCCGTGGCAGAATAG
- the ppk1 gene encoding polyphosphate kinase 1 — MSTDKQYEEKELSWLSFNERVLQEAMDKTVPLIERVRFLGIFSSNQDEFFKVRVSDVKRRILINEVHGGDDDAKVLLRAIQQKVMALGEAFDNTYKELLIALARHNIFLVNENQLSEAIQQWLRVFFREKVLRHIIPILLNKEVNPVKFLKDEHTYLAIEMKKGGQVIQYALVEVPTDDLPRFFQLPPEGTRRKKQIIILDNVIRFCLDEIFKGFFDYDEIAAYAVKLTRDAEYDLSDQLDLSLVDKMSDGLKQRLTAMPVRFVYEREMPAAMISFLKLKLQISSYDAIMPGGRYHNFKDFIGFPNVGRDYLENPKLPALDCHDFDGFVNAFDAITKQDILLYYPYHKFHHFTELVRQAAFDPAVSAIRINIYRVAKKSRIIHSLIDAANNGKKVTVVVELRARFDEAANIDWANILTDAGVKVVFGVPSLKIHSKLCLITRHEHGEAVRYAHIGTGNFNEKTAKIYTDFSLLTRHPDITAEVEGVFEYIEYPYRRYKFNHLMVSPINSRRQLYRHIDNELANAKAGQPSGITLKINNLVDRDLINRLYAAGQAGVPIQMIIRGMCALRPGVPGLSENIQVISIIDRFLEHPRVMVFHNKGNPQLFISSADWMSRNIDGRIEVGTPIYDERLKQRILDILQLQLSDTCKARVIDANQSNEYVKRGNRRKVRSQVAIYDYLKRIESNHGQ; from the coding sequence ATGAGCACCGACAAGCAGTATGAAGAGAAAGAGCTGAGTTGGCTCTCATTCAATGAACGGGTGTTACAAGAGGCAATGGACAAGACGGTCCCCCTCATCGAGCGGGTCCGTTTCCTGGGGATCTTCTCCTCCAATCAGGACGAGTTCTTCAAGGTACGGGTATCGGACGTCAAGCGCCGCATCCTCATCAACGAGGTGCACGGCGGCGATGACGACGCCAAGGTGTTGCTGCGCGCCATCCAGCAGAAGGTGATGGCGCTCGGCGAGGCCTTCGACAACACCTATAAAGAGCTGCTGATCGCCCTCGCCCGCCACAACATCTTCCTGGTCAACGAGAACCAGCTCTCCGAGGCGATCCAGCAGTGGCTGCGGGTCTTTTTCAGGGAGAAGGTGCTGCGCCACATCATCCCCATCCTGCTCAACAAGGAGGTCAACCCGGTCAAGTTCCTCAAGGATGAGCACACCTACCTCGCCATCGAGATGAAGAAGGGCGGCCAGGTGATCCAGTACGCCCTGGTGGAGGTGCCGACCGACGATCTGCCCCGTTTCTTCCAGCTGCCGCCGGAGGGAACCCGTCGCAAGAAGCAGATCATCATCCTGGATAACGTCATCCGCTTCTGCCTCGACGAGATCTTCAAGGGCTTCTTCGACTACGACGAGATAGCCGCCTACGCGGTCAAGCTGACCCGGGATGCGGAGTACGATCTCTCCGATCAGCTGGACTTGAGCCTGGTGGACAAGATGAGTGATGGCCTGAAACAGCGCCTCACCGCCATGCCGGTGCGCTTCGTCTACGAGCGGGAGATGCCCGCCGCCATGATAAGCTTCCTCAAGCTCAAGCTGCAGATCAGCAGCTACGACGCCATCATGCCCGGTGGCCGTTATCACAACTTCAAGGATTTCATTGGCTTCCCCAACGTGGGCCGGGACTATCTGGAAAACCCCAAGCTGCCGGCACTCGATTGCCACGACTTTGATGGCTTCGTCAACGCCTTCGACGCCATCACCAAGCAGGACATTCTGCTCTACTACCCCTATCACAAGTTCCACCACTTCACCGAGCTGGTGCGCCAGGCGGCGTTCGATCCGGCGGTGAGTGCCATTCGCATCAATATCTACCGGGTCGCCAAGAAGTCGCGCATCATTCACTCCCTCATCGACGCCGCCAACAACGGCAAGAAGGTGACCGTGGTGGTGGAGCTGCGCGCCCGCTTCGACGAGGCGGCCAACATCGACTGGGCCAACATCCTGACCGATGCCGGGGTCAAGGTGGTGTTCGGGGTGCCGAGCCTCAAGATCCACTCCAAGCTCTGCCTCATCACCCGCCACGAGCATGGCGAGGCGGTGCGCTACGCCCATATCGGCACCGGCAACTTCAACGAGAAGACCGCCAAGATCTACACCGACTTCTCCCTGCTGACCCGCCATCCGGACATCACCGCCGAGGTGGAGGGGGTGTTCGAGTACATCGAGTACCCCTATCGGCGCTACAAGTTCAACCACTTGATGGTCTCCCCCATCAACAGCCGGCGCCAGCTCTATCGCCACATCGACAACGAGCTGGCCAACGCCAAGGCGGGCCAGCCCAGCGGCATCACGCTCAAGATCAACAACCTGGTGGACAGGGATCTCATCAACCGCCTCTATGCCGCCGGCCAGGCCGGGGTGCCCATCCAGATGATCATCCGCGGCATGTGCGCCCTGCGCCCCGGCGTGCCGGGCCTGAGCGAGAATATCCAGGTCATCAGCATCATCGACCGCTTCCTCGAGCACCCGCGGGTCATGGTGTTCCACAACAAGGGCAACCCCCAGCTGTTCATCTCCAGCGCCGACTGGATGAGCCGCAACATCGACGGCCGGATCGAGGTGGGTACCCCCATCTATGACGAGCGGCTCAAGCAGCGCATCCTGGATATTTTGCAGTTGCAGCTGAGCGACACCTGCAAGGCAAGGGTCATCGATGCGAACCAGAGCAACGAATACGTGAAGCGGGGCAACCGCCGCAAGGTTCGTTCTCAGGTCGCGATTTACGACTACCTCAAACGGATAGAGTCAAACCATGGACAATAG
- the ppx gene encoding exopolyphosphatase: MDNSLYAAVDLGSNSFHMVIARLNEGRMQIVDRIKERVRLAEGMDEQRRMSDEAMDRGLECLSLFAERLTNIKPDQIRIAGTYTLRRASNARAFVSEAVKVLNHPIEIISGQEEARLIYQGVAHTQHIEGQVLVVDIGGGSTELIIGEGFDHKALTSRKMGCVSFTQSFFANGKLSERSFNGAVLEAQHQLAPIINQYRKLGWQSCLGSSGSIRTVRDVLQGEGWTDGSITLTGLERLKKEMLEHKRVDQLKLAGLTDERREVFAAAVAILLGLFTSLPIERMEYSDGALREGLLYEFEERLQHHDIRERTALALSTHYRIDKRQANRVEQSVLALFDALSGPWQMPEEPYRAILGWAARLHEIGLAINYSGIHRHSAYILQNTDLPGFNQDDQALLAALVRFQRKGLKLSELPALPNHDEQTVLRCIRILRLAVAAHHRRQDNLLPEWKVQAAEDQLVVTLPTDWCDENRLLMQNLEKEHRYCQEQGWPLLFQLS; this comes from the coding sequence ATGGACAATAGTCTGTACGCCGCTGTCGATCTGGGCTCGAACAGCTTTCACATGGTCATCGCCCGCCTCAACGAGGGACGGATGCAGATCGTCGATCGCATCAAGGAGCGGGTCCGACTGGCGGAGGGCATGGACGAGCAGCGCCGCATGTCGGACGAGGCCATGGACCGGGGGCTCGAGTGCCTCAGCCTGTTCGCCGAGCGGCTGACCAACATCAAGCCGGATCAGATCCGCATCGCCGGCACCTATACCCTGCGCCGCGCCAGCAACGCCCGCGCGTTCGTGAGCGAGGCGGTCAAGGTTTTGAACCATCCCATCGAGATCATCAGCGGCCAGGAAGAGGCGCGCCTCATCTATCAGGGGGTCGCCCACACCCAGCATATTGAAGGCCAGGTACTGGTGGTCGACATCGGCGGCGGCAGCACCGAGCTCATCATCGGCGAGGGCTTCGATCACAAGGCCCTCACCAGCCGCAAGATGGGCTGCGTCAGCTTCACCCAGAGCTTCTTTGCCAACGGCAAGCTGAGCGAGCGGTCCTTCAACGGCGCCGTGCTGGAGGCGCAGCATCAGCTCGCCCCCATCATCAACCAGTACCGCAAGCTGGGCTGGCAGAGCTGCCTCGGCAGCTCGGGCTCCATCCGCACAGTGCGCGACGTGCTGCAGGGCGAGGGCTGGACCGATGGCAGCATCACGCTCACCGGACTTGAACGGCTGAAGAAAGAGATGCTCGAGCACAAGCGGGTGGACCAGCTCAAACTCGCTGGCCTGACCGACGAGCGGCGTGAGGTCTTTGCCGCGGCGGTGGCCATACTGCTCGGGCTCTTCACCTCCCTGCCCATAGAGCGGATGGAGTACTCTGACGGCGCCCTGCGCGAGGGACTGCTGTATGAATTCGAGGAGCGGTTGCAGCATCACGACATCCGCGAACGCACCGCCCTGGCCCTCAGCACCCACTATCGCATCGACAAGCGCCAGGCCAACCGGGTCGAGCAGAGCGTGTTGGCCCTGTTCGATGCCCTGAGCGGCCCCTGGCAGATGCCGGAGGAGCCCTATCGCGCCATCCTAGGCTGGGCGGCTCGGCTGCACGAGATTGGCCTCGCCATCAACTACAGCGGCATCCATCGCCACTCCGCCTATATCTTGCAGAACACCGATCTGCCCGGCTTCAACCAGGACGATCAGGCCCTGCTGGCGGCCCTGGTGCGGTTCCAGCGCAAGGGGCTCAAGCTCTCCGAGCTGCCCGCCCTGCCCAACCATGACGAGCAGACGGTGCTGCGTTGCATCCGCATCCTGCGCCTCGCCGTGGCGGCGCACCACAGGCGCCAGGACAACCTGTTGCCGGAATGGAAGGTGCAGGCCGCCGAAGATCAGCTGGTGGTGACCCTGCCGACCGACTGGTGTGACGAGAACCGCCTGCTGATGCAGAACCTGGAGAAAGAGCACCGTTATTGCCAGGAGCAGGGCTGGCCGCTGCTGTTCCAGCTGAGCTGA
- the mgtE gene encoding magnesium transporter, translating to MKKTHTLLNRHQLLDLAALQGWLAHNLDPVARADQLLTLRPEELNCIFDTLPMAEGAALLGSLPPDCAARLLLRLHASLVGLLQGAMPRRELLAILRRLNERDRDTLLSRFPESVRSSFQSLLDWPSESVGANMRHEYLAIGERETVGRAKQLIHDAWDNAQLFQHLYVVNEGQQLLGSVSLKSLLIADPLRPVSELMDREAVRINARADQELAARLLIDRDISSLPVEEQGRLVGIFHVDDAADILELESTEDAELQGGSSPLDTPYLQASPWQLWRKRVGWLLILFVAEAYTGTVLRAFEEQLEAAIALAFFIPLLIGTGGNSGTQITTTIVRAMAVGEVSLRNLGTVLKKELSTGLLISVAIAIAAWVRAWSLGVGPEIGMVVTLTIIAIVLWSATVASVIPMVLRRLRIDPAVVSAPFISTLVDGTGLIIYFEIAKWLLPELQ from the coding sequence ATGAAGAAAACACACACCCTGCTCAATCGTCATCAACTGCTCGATCTGGCCGCCCTGCAGGGCTGGCTGGCCCACAACCTGGATCCAGTGGCGCGCGCCGATCAGCTGCTGACCCTGCGTCCGGAAGAGCTTAACTGCATCTTCGATACCCTGCCCATGGCGGAGGGGGCCGCCCTGCTCGGTTCGCTCCCGCCCGACTGCGCGGCCCGGCTGCTGCTGCGCCTGCATGCCAGCCTCGTCGGCCTGCTGCAGGGGGCCATGCCGAGGCGCGAGCTGCTGGCCATCTTGCGCAGGCTCAATGAGCGGGATCGCGACACCCTGCTCTCCCGCTTCCCCGAGTCGGTACGATCCAGCTTCCAGTCGCTGCTGGACTGGCCGAGCGAGTCGGTCGGGGCCAACATGCGCCACGAATACCTGGCCATTGGCGAGCGGGAGACGGTGGGGCGCGCCAAGCAGCTGATCCACGACGCCTGGGACAACGCCCAGCTGTTCCAGCATCTCTACGTGGTCAATGAGGGGCAGCAGCTGCTCGGCAGCGTCTCCCTCAAGTCGCTGCTGATCGCGGATCCCCTGCGGCCGGTGAGCGAGCTGATGGACCGTGAGGCGGTGCGGATCAACGCCCGGGCGGATCAGGAGCTGGCGGCCCGCCTGCTGATCGACCGCGATATCTCGAGCCTGCCGGTGGAGGAGCAGGGTCGCCTGGTGGGGATCTTCCATGTGGACGACGCCGCCGACATCTTGGAGCTGGAGTCCACCGAGGATGCCGAGCTGCAGGGCGGCTCCTCGCCGCTGGACACCCCCTACCTGCAGGCGAGCCCCTGGCAGCTGTGGCGCAAGCGGGTGGGCTGGCTGCTGATCCTGTTCGTGGCCGAGGCCTATACCGGCACAGTGCTGCGGGCGTTCGAGGAGCAGCTGGAGGCCGCCATCGCGCTGGCCTTCTTCATCCCGCTGCTCATCGGCACCGGCGGCAACAGCGGCACCCAGATCACCACCACCATAGTGCGCGCCATGGCCGTGGGGGAGGTGAGTCTGCGCAACCTCGGCACAGTGCTGAAGAAAGAGCTCTCCACCGGCCTGCTCATCTCGGTGGCCATCGCCATCGCGGCCTGGGTGCGGGCCTGGAGCCTGGGAGTCGGCCCCGAGATCGGCATGGTGGTCACCCTCACCATCATTGCCATCGTGCTCTGGAGCGCCACCGTCGCCTCGGTGATCCCCATGGTGCTGCGCCGCCTGCGGATCGATCCGGCGGTGGTCTCGGCCCCTTTCATCTCCACCCTGGTGGACGGCACCGGCCTCATCATCTATTTCGAGATCGCCAAGTGGCTGCTGCCCGAGCTGCAGTGA
- the flgL gene encoding flagellar hook-associated protein FlgL, whose amino-acid sequence MRITTNMIYDRNLATMSKVSERQNTAYEQLMTGDKFNRAGEDPSGMSQKMALTKEIDLFKQYGVNGSLLENSLGHEDTVLTSINNAMLSAQTLIQKANSSAMGSEERNAIASELEGLQKQMFDLMNSKNSQGEFIFGGNQSKTQPFVKDASGNYVFQGDTGQRSIQVSPTVQIPANDSGFNLFETVATRRTASATTANIKVGVGDQGNFESFYRNSYDSSLASNQFTVSTLAGPPDSYEIKDSGGTVVQSGDYSAGNKIAFNGLELTLDLPAGGVDQNFALDTPKNDSVLNGMSDFISTLRDPTIPAADFQLAVADATTHMNNARTQVDRGQGDVGSRLNSLEQVMSSNDGLSTLNQQARAKVSEADMYEVIAALSKEEAAMSASQLSFSKISKLTLFDYIR is encoded by the coding sequence ATGCGCATTACCACCAACATGATCTATGACCGCAACCTCGCCACCATGAGCAAGGTCAGCGAGCGTCAGAACACCGCCTATGAGCAGTTGATGACGGGGGACAAGTTCAACCGGGCGGGGGAAGACCCCTCCGGCATGAGCCAGAAGATGGCGCTGACCAAGGAGATCGATCTGTTCAAGCAATACGGGGTCAACGGCAGCCTGCTGGAGAACAGCCTGGGGCACGAGGACACCGTGCTCACCTCCATCAACAACGCCATGCTGAGCGCCCAGACCCTGATCCAGAAGGCGAACAGCTCGGCCATGGGCTCGGAGGAGCGCAACGCCATCGCGAGCGAACTGGAGGGGCTGCAGAAACAGATGTTCGATCTGATGAACAGCAAGAACTCCCAGGGGGAGTTCATCTTCGGCGGCAACCAGAGCAAGACCCAGCCCTTCGTCAAGGATGCCAGCGGCAACTACGTGTTCCAGGGGGACACGGGCCAGCGCAGCATCCAGGTCTCTCCCACGGTGCAGATCCCGGCCAACGACTCCGGCTTCAACCTGTTCGAGACGGTCGCCACCCGGCGCACCGCCAGTGCCACCACGGCCAACATCAAGGTCGGCGTGGGGGATCAGGGCAACTTCGAGAGCTTCTATCGCAACAGCTACGACTCCTCCCTGGCCAGCAACCAGTTCACCGTGAGCACTCTGGCGGGTCCGCCGGACAGCTACGAGATCAAGGACAGTGGCGGCACTGTGGTGCAAAGCGGTGACTACAGCGCGGGCAACAAGATAGCCTTCAACGGGCTGGAGCTGACCCTGGACCTGCCCGCGGGCGGGGTGGATCAGAACTTCGCGCTCGATACGCCGAAGAACGACAGCGTGCTCAATGGCATGTCCGATTTCATCTCGACCCTGCGCGACCCGACCATACCGGCGGCGGATTTCCAGCTGGCGGTGGCCGATGCCACCACCCACATGAACAACGCCAGGACCCAGGTCGACCGGGGGCAAGGGGATGTGGGCAGCCGGTTGAACAGCCTGGAGCAGGTGATGAGCTCCAACGACGGGCTCAGCACCCTGAACCAGCAGGCGCGGGCCAAGGTCTCGGAGGCGGACATGTACGAGGTGATAGCCGCGCTCTCCAAGGAGGAGGCCGCCATGAGCGCCTCCCAGCTCTCCTTCAGCAAGATAAGCAAGCTGACCCTGTTCGACTATATCCGCTGA
- a CDS encoding FlgK family flagellar hook-associated protein, whose translation MASDLLGIGTSGVMAQQRLLQTTSNNIVNVNSQGYVRERTLVYTNSIGLGTGDMVTQRVINNYAQGEMRRDTSAYHASGTRYDQLFQLDSLLGDTSNSVGTTITSYFKAFHTANESPAEIGGRKTTLSELNGMVNRYQTLSAQLDKQTDTINATIGDETDRVNSLLTSINDLNQAIIRTQGSPEENLMLFDQRDEAVRQLSEKMDIRTVTQPNGSMLVNMSTGHSLVLDGGVAQFKVAAGDPDSRDSILQLTLGSNKVNINDKDIGGAIGGLFTARNDLDPSKRELGQLAAAMADAMNQQNRLGMDLDNELGGDLFSLSASKGLPYGSNQGNGTASVSFVPGKGTEVTTFDYEVQFNSATGYEVFSIDGTGKRTSLATGTTPPAKFELAGHGLEIDLSGTPAAGDKILLQPTKHAAAGLKAAITRPEDIALAAPIKADKSAQNLGSGEIKLNGIHNTGAGSGFGANALDPTAPQVVKIDNGGNYEVYAADGTTLIGVAPAASKGQNLMAALESPLGGPKVYADPNQSPGYDFSITGKVEAKDSFNLSYNKNGFADNANGLALAELQNKELVRKNNNAATSNDKMTFNDAYGALVTGVGNKTSQAKTLLQANEAKLTQSTGIYESVSGVNLEEEAANLIRFQQSYAASAQIVSTAKTIFDTLLSSVR comes from the coding sequence ATGGCAAGCGATCTGCTTGGAATCGGGACCTCGGGTGTAATGGCCCAGCAGCGGCTGCTGCAGACCACCAGTAACAACATCGTCAACGTCAATAGCCAGGGCTATGTACGTGAACGCACCCTGGTGTATACCAATTCCATCGGATTGGGGACCGGCGACATGGTGACCCAGCGGGTCATCAACAACTATGCCCAGGGGGAGATGCGCCGCGACACCTCCGCCTATCACGCCTCAGGCACGCGCTACGATCAGCTGTTCCAGCTGGATAGCCTGCTCGGCGATACCAGCAACAGCGTGGGCACCACCATCACCTCCTATTTCAAGGCGTTTCATACCGCCAACGAGTCGCCGGCCGAGATCGGCGGGCGCAAGACCACCCTGAGCGAGCTCAACGGCATGGTGAACCGCTACCAGACCCTCTCTGCCCAGCTCGACAAGCAGACTGACACCATCAATGCCACCATCGGCGACGAGACCGACAGGGTCAACAGCCTGCTCACCAGCATCAACGATCTGAACCAGGCCATCATCCGCACCCAGGGCTCGCCGGAAGAGAACCTGATGCTGTTCGATCAGCGCGACGAGGCCGTGCGCCAGCTCTCCGAGAAGATGGACATCCGCACCGTGACCCAGCCCAACGGCAGCATGCTGGTCAACATGAGCACAGGCCACTCCCTGGTGCTGGACGGCGGCGTGGCCCAGTTCAAGGTGGCGGCGGGGGATCCCGACTCCCGCGACTCTATCCTGCAGCTCACCCTTGGCTCCAACAAGGTCAATATCAACGACAAGGACATCGGCGGAGCCATCGGTGGCTTGTTCACGGCGCGTAACGATCTGGATCCCTCCAAGCGGGAGCTGGGGCAGCTCGCCGCCGCCATGGCCGATGCCATGAACCAGCAGAACCGGTTGGGGATGGATCTGGATAACGAGCTGGGGGGAGATCTCTTCTCCCTCTCGGCCAGCAAGGGGCTGCCCTACGGCAGCAACCAGGGCAACGGCACCGCCAGCGTGAGCTTCGTGCCTGGCAAGGGGACCGAGGTCACCACCTTCGATTACGAGGTGCAGTTCAACAGCGCCACCGGCTATGAGGTGTTCTCCATCGACGGCACCGGCAAGCGCACCTCGCTGGCGACCGGTACCACGCCCCCCGCCAAGTTCGAGCTGGCGGGGCACGGCCTCGAGATCGACTTGTCCGGTACCCCGGCCGCCGGCGACAAGATACTGCTGCAACCGACCAAGCACGCCGCCGCCGGACTGAAGGCCGCGATCACCCGCCCGGAAGACATCGCCCTGGCGGCCCCCATCAAGGCCGACAAGAGTGCCCAGAATCTGGGCTCGGGCGAGATCAAGCTGAATGGCATCCATAACACGGGGGCGGGGTCGGGCTTCGGTGCCAATGCCCTGGATCCCACAGCGCCTCAGGTCGTCAAGATAGACAACGGTGGCAACTACGAGGTCTATGCGGCGGATGGTACCACCCTCATCGGGGTGGCCCCGGCGGCCAGCAAGGGCCAGAACCTGATGGCGGCCCTCGAGAGTCCGCTGGGCGGCCCCAAGGTTTATGCCGATCCCAACCAGAGCCCGGGCTATGACTTCAGCATCACCGGCAAGGTGGAAGCCAAAGACAGCTTCAACCTGAGCTACAACAAGAACGGTTTCGCCGACAACGCCAACGGCCTGGCCCTGGCGGAGCTGCAGAACAAGGAGCTGGTGCGCAAGAACAACAACGCCGCCACCAGCAACGACAAGATGACCTTCAACGACGCCTATGGCGCGCTGGTGACCGGGGTGGGCAACAAGACCAGCCAGGCCAAGACCCTGTTGCAGGCCAACGAGGCCAAGCTGACCCAGAGCACCGGCATCTACGAGAGCGTCTCCGGGGTCAACCTGGAGGAGGAGGCGGCCAACCTCATCCGTTTCCAGCAGTCTTATGCGGCCTCGGCCCAGATCGTCAGCACCGCCAAGACCATTTTCGACACCCTGTTGTCTTCCGTGAGGTAA
- the flgJ gene encoding flagellar assembly peptidoglycan hydrolase FlgJ, which produces MAEFDTQSGINIGMVQDVQNLDKLRRMGMSKEGKAEALMAASRQFESIFTQTLFKGMRQANAVLTEDNPFSSSYTQFYEGMLDEQRVADMSSKGGIGLAEMVVKQFSPEKQFTHNDGRVLKLPQRTERVYKPYQPPTSAPNDLIAASKVGKDFAEKGMEGAEPALTMPRRPHRTVPPMGSARPAAALGATGKVFDTPEEFVNRLMPLAKKAADKLGLSPAVLVAQAALESGWGKRVIKDGEGQMTHNLFGIKADPRWEGPKAVVSTLEYEQGVASRQKAAFRSYESFEESFNDYVDFLTSGSRYRGALAKADSPDRYFEALQQAGYATDPQYASKLKQVLRSDAIAGYAATSHTEMEL; this is translated from the coding sequence ATGGCAGAGTTCGACACCCAGAGCGGTATCAATATTGGCATGGTGCAGGACGTCCAGAATCTGGACAAGCTGCGCCGGATGGGCATGAGCAAGGAGGGCAAGGCCGAGGCATTGATGGCGGCGTCCCGCCAGTTCGAGTCCATCTTCACCCAGACCCTGTTCAAGGGCATGCGCCAGGCCAATGCGGTGTTGACCGAGGATAACCCGTTCAGCAGCAGCTACACCCAGTTCTACGAGGGCATGCTGGACGAGCAGCGGGTGGCCGACATGTCGAGCAAGGGCGGGATCGGCCTGGCCGAGATGGTGGTCAAGCAGTTCTCCCCCGAGAAGCAGTTTACCCACAACGACGGCCGGGTGCTCAAGCTGCCGCAACGCACCGAGCGGGTCTACAAACCCTACCAGCCGCCCACCTCTGCCCCCAACGATCTGATCGCAGCCTCAAAAGTTGGCAAAGATTTTGCTGAGAAGGGGATGGAGGGGGCCGAACCGGCCTTGACCATGCCCAGACGTCCGCACCGCACCGTGCCCCCCATGGGGAGCGCCCGGCCCGCGGCGGCACTGGGTGCGACCGGCAAGGTATTCGATACCCCGGAGGAGTTCGTCAACCGCCTGATGCCGCTCGCCAAGAAGGCGGCGGACAAGCTGGGGCTGAGCCCGGCGGTGCTGGTGGCCCAGGCCGCCCTCGAGAGCGGCTGGGGCAAGCGGGTGATCAAGGACGGGGAGGGGCAGATGACCCACAACCTGTTCGGCATCAAGGCCGACCCCCGCTGGGAGGGACCCAAGGCGGTGGTCAGCACCCTGGAATATGAGCAAGGGGTGGCGTCGCGCCAGAAGGCGGCGTTTCGCTCCTATGAGTCGTTCGAAGAGAGCTTCAACGACTATGTCGATTTCCTGACCTCAGGTTCCCGTTACCGGGGGGCACTGGCCAAGGCGGACAGCCCTGACCGTTATTTCGAGGCGCTGCAGCAGGCCGGTTATGCCACCGATCCCCAGTACGCCAGCAAACTGAAACAGGTGTTGCGCAGTGATGCCATTGCCGGCTACGCCGCAACCAGCCACACAGAGATGGAGCTGTAA
- a CDS encoding flagellar basal body P-ring protein FlgI, with translation MNRLRLLGLLCCCLPLGLAHASRIKDLSSVEGVRSNQLIGYGLVVGLPGTGEKNNAFTEQTFRTMLNNFGIKVPDNIKPKIKDVAPVAIHADLPPFSKPGQTIDVTVSAIGEAKSLRGGTLLQTFLKGLDGRVYAVAQGSLVVGGLGAEGADGSKVVVNTPTVGRIANGATVEREVANSFSEGDTITFNLNRPDFTTARRVADAVNDLVGPNMAQALDATSIKVFAPRDPGQRVSYLATIENIEVDPASESAKIIVNSRTGTIVIGSQVKLRPAAISHGGLTVTIAENQQVSQPNPLSGGQTVVTNNSTINVQQEPGRMFKFDTGATLDDLVRAVNQVGVAPGDLMAILEALQQAGAIQGQLVIL, from the coding sequence ATGAATCGACTCCGTCTGCTTGGCCTGCTGTGCTGCTGCCTGCCGCTCGGGTTGGCACACGCCTCCCGCATCAAGGATCTCAGCTCGGTGGAAGGGGTGCGCAGCAACCAGCTGATCGGTTACGGCCTGGTGGTGGGCCTGCCCGGCACCGGCGAGAAGAACAACGCCTTCACCGAACAGACCTTCAGGACCATGCTCAACAACTTCGGCATCAAGGTGCCGGACAACATCAAGCCCAAGATCAAGGATGTGGCGCCGGTCGCCATCCACGCCGATCTGCCCCCCTTCTCCAAGCCGGGCCAGACCATAGATGTGACCGTCTCCGCCATCGGCGAGGCGAAGAGTCTGCGTGGCGGTACCCTGCTGCAGACCTTCCTCAAGGGGCTGGATGGCCGCGTCTATGCGGTGGCCCAGGGCAGCCTGGTGGTCGGGGGACTGGGAGCCGAAGGCGCAGATGGCTCCAAGGTGGTGGTGAATACCCCGACAGTGGGGCGCATCGCCAACGGCGCGACCGTGGAGCGCGAGGTGGCCAACTCCTTTTCCGAAGGGGATACCATCACCTTCAACCTGAACCGGCCCGATTTCACCACAGCCCGCCGGGTGGCCGACGCGGTCAACGATCTGGTGGGACCCAACATGGCCCAGGCGCTGGACGCCACCTCGATCAAGGTGTTTGCCCCGCGTGACCCGGGTCAGCGGGTCTCCTACCTGGCCACCATAGAAAACATTGAGGTGGATCCGGCCAGCGAGTCCGCCAAGATCATCGTCAACTCGCGCACCGGCACCATCGTCATCGGCAGCCAGGTCAAGTTGCGCCCGGCCGCCATCAGCCACGGCGGGCTGACGGTCACCATCGCCGAGAATCAGCAGGTCTCCCAACCCAATCCACTGTCGGGCGGCCAGACGGTGGTCACCAACAACTCCACCATCAACGTGCAGCAGGAGCCGGGGCGGATGTTCAAGTTTGATACCGGCGCGACCCTGGACGATCTGGTGCGGGCGGTGAATCAGGTCGGGGTCGCCCCCGGCGATCTGATGGCGATCCTGGAGGCGCTGCAACAGGCGGGCGCCATCCAGGGGCAACTGGTCATTCTATAA